In the genome of Flavobacteriaceae bacterium YJPT1-3, the window CGTAGGCCTGACTGTTCTTAAAACCCACATAAAAAGCCACGGCAATACCGATGGTACTGAGCGGCTGCCAGGGAATATCGATAAAAGTCAACCCCAGAAAATGGTAGAGGCTAAAAATACTGAAGGCATAAAGAACAAAGAAGAGCAGGTTTTTCCAGGCGTACTTGAGGATGAGACCCCAGCCAATATTGCGTTTGATATACATGATGGAAGGTTATTGAATGCTAAAAATAAGACCTGGAGGGGACAAGTCTACCATTAAGCAATGATTTTAAGTGTCCTGCCAGCATCCCAGAGTAGGCAAACGCCAATTGAATGTTAAAAATTTATATTGGAACGACCGTTTCACTATGTTTGTGTCATGAGAACGGCAACATTTCAACGGGAAGATGCCCTAGAAGGCGCCCTTCAGCTATTTTGGAAGAAGGGCTATCACGCGACCTCTATGCAAGATCTGGTGGAGGCAACTGGTCTCAATAGAAGTAGTCTCTACAATACGTTTGGCAGCAAAATTCAGCTGTATCAGGAAGCATTAAGTACCTACCAAAAACGAAGTGGTGATGTTTTTCAGCGCGCAGTAGCTCGTGCCACCAACCCTAAAGAAGCCTTGTTATTCGTTTTTGAAGGCTTTATGCCTGAAATCATGGAAGACCGGGACGGAAAAGGTTGTTTCTCTATGAACTGTAAGGCAGAGATGGCTAATGCTCATGAAGCGGTTCGACGTTTTTTAGAAACCCATCAGGAGAGTGCATTGCAGTTTTTTGAAAATCTGGTGCAGGAAGGACAAGATCAAGGTGTTTTTAATAATGATCAAAGCGCAAAAACCTACGCGTACTTCCTGTTTAGCTCCTTTCAGGGCTTGCGCATGATGGGAATCCTTACTAAAGATCGGGCAGCTTTACAAGGAATTATAGCCAGTACGGTGGCCAGCTTGACTTAAAAAAAAATTTAAACTAATATGGAACGAACGTTCCAATACAATTGGAGGAATTGTATACTATTTTAATCGCTTTTCAATCCTCTATGAAAGGTAAAACATGAGAAACTATGAGTAAGAAATTTGAAGGAAAAACAGTTTTTATCACCGGAGGGACCAGTGGTATAGGAAAAGCCACTGCAAAAGAATTTGCTGAGCAGGGAGCCCGGGTCATCATCACCAGCAGAAAACAAGAGAATATTGATCAAACGGTGAGCGAATTAGGAGAACAAGTGAGTGGCTTTGTGAGCGATGCGGGTAAAACTTCCGATCTGTGGAAGTTGGAAAGCGAACTTAAAAAACATACCGATCATTTGGATGTGGTCTTTGTTAATGCGGGTTTCGGGAAATTCAATGCTCTGGCTGAAACCACTGAAGAGGAGTTTGATGCTCAATTCAATACCCTGGTAAAAGGAGGCTACTTTACGGTACAGCAGAGTCTGCCTTTGCTAAAAGACGGAAGTGCCATCGTTTTTAACACCAGCGTTGTTACCGATATGGCCATGCCCGGAGCCAGTGTCTACGGTGCTGCGAAAAGTGCTGTAAAGTACTTGAATAAAAGTTTCGCCAACGAGCTCAAAGATCGGAAGATCCGGGTCAATGCAGTAAGTCCGGGACCTATAGACACCAATTTCTTCAACGAAGCGGGTGTCCCGGAAGAGCAACAACAGCAAATGGCTGAGCAGATCCTTGCTCAAGTACCTTTGAATCGTTTTGGTACACCGTCTGAAATCGCAAAGACCGTGACCTTTTTGGCCAGTGAAGATGCTAGCTTCATCACCGGTCATGAAGTTCAAGTAGATGGAGGGATGGTTCAGGTCTGATCTTTTTTATTTGATTCTGAATGAAGCCTTCATTTTCCGGCCTACCAGTAGCTGGAAAGTGGGGGCTTTTTTTTGCGCAACGAAAATAGTTGTAAAATAAGATACCGAACGGTATCTTTATAGCATGAGACATCCGGAAATCACTAAGAAAACCATAGTCGATGCCAGTTCGGCCTTGTTCAATACCCAGGGCTATAAGGCAACGAGTTTACGGGATATCACTGAGGCTACAGGCTTGACCAAAGGAGCCATTTACCGGCATTTTGAAAGTAAGGAGGATCTGGAAAAACAGGCCTTGGCCAATTTAGGAGGTCTTGTTTTTACCACGCTCAATCGGGAAATCAAACAAGCCCCTACCTTCGAGACTAAATTCGAGGCGGTTTTTAATGTTTTTCAGGAATACATCACCAAACCCATCTGGCAGGGAGGCTGTCCTTTATTGAATGTGGCCATTGAGGCCGATGACGCCCATCCGGCCTTACGGAAGCAGGCGCAAGTCATGCTACACCGACTGCGCGCTGCGGTATGCACGCTGATCGAGAATGGGATCAAACATCAACAGGTAAGACCTGATCTGGATATTGAGCAACACACCCATCTCATCATCGCCTCTTTGGAAGGTGCGATCATGATGAGCAAACTGGACGGGAATGACCAGGCCATACAGTCGATCTGTAATTATTTGCGTGAAGTGATCCGGCAAATGAAGCTTTAAAAAAAAATTGAAGAATAAGATACCGATAGGTATCATAAAGTAATACTATGAAGTGGATACAACAATTACTGGGGGTCATCATCAATAGCACAGCGCCCCTGGCTCCAAAATGGAATGGTCATTTGGCGTTCCGTATATTTTGCACGGTGCCACCTCAAAAGCCAATTAACCCCAGAATTGAGGAGTTTTATAGCGCCTTAAAATCAGAGACCATTTCCCTGGGCAAGCATGAGGTCATGCTTCACTCCATGGGGCAAGGGCCAACCAAGCTTTTATTTTTACACGGTTGGATGGGGAATGCCTATCACTGGAGAAAATATACGGATGCCCTAGACCCTTCTCAATACACCGTCTATTTGCTGGAAGCCCCGGGACATGGTCAGGCGGGAGGAAAGCATCTCAACCTGGAATTGTATCGACTGGGTGTAGAGCAAGCGCTTGCGCGAATTGGTCCCGTGGAACTGTTGATCGGACATTCCTTGGGCAGTTTAACGGCTGCCTACACCTTCTTGAAGGAGCCTGCACTCCCGGTCAATCGTTTTGTAATCACTGGAGCTCCGGAAGGCATTGGCTCTATAATCGCCTACTTTCAGGAACAATTAAAACTTTCTCCTCTAGCTGTTAACAACCTGAAGGCTAAGATTGAACAGTTACTTCTGGTGCCTATAGATCAACTTAATCTGCCTCATTTTTTTGCTCAGGTCGATCGACCCACCTTGATCGTTCACGAAGAAACGGATCTCGTTACTCCTATCGGTCCTATTCGTGCAGGCCTTCCCGATAATGACTACCTTGCGGTTCATTTTACCCAAGGAGATGATCACCGACTATTGGCCGAAACTACGGTGGCTACTGTCCTTCAATTCATTAACCAGAATACCCATGTATACCAAACTTTTTGAAATTCGCTGGAGCGATCTGGATGCGAACCGGCACCTGGCTAACAGTGCCTATATCAATTTTATGAGTCATACCCGAATGGGTTTTCTAATGGAGCACGGTTTTGATCAAAAAACCCTGGCCCAACTCAATATGGGTCCGGTGGTGTTTTATGAGCACATCTACTATTTTAAGGAAGCCTTTCCCGGGAAACCCATTGAAGTCACCTTAGAATTAAAAGGCTTATCCGACGACGGGATGTATTTTGAATTCGTGCATAATTTTTACGATCATAAAGGCAACCATTTGGCGCATTGCGAAATGATGGGTGCCTGGATAGATCTTAAGAGTAGAAGTCTTTGCGGACTTGATGCTGAACATTATAAGCAACTCAATCAGCTCAGCCATACTGCCGATTTCAAAGTCTTAACCAAAGAAGACACCCGTAAATACCAGAAGCGCCCGATGAACCGGACGTAAATTCGTACACTCTGAAAATCAGTAGGAATTTTTAGTACATTAGTCGGACAACCAACCAATATTCAATGTGTTATGGAATTCGAAATCAACTGGCTGGCTCTAGTAGCCGCTGCATTTTCCACCATCTTTATCGGCTTTTTCTGGTACGGTCCGCTCTTTGGAAAAGCCTGGATGCGGGAAACAGGAATCACTGAAGAACAGGCCAAGAAAAGCAACATGATTCTGCTTTTAGGATTGAGCGTAGTGTTTGGCTTTTTTATCGCCATACAACTGTGGGGACTCGTATTTACCGGTGGAGCACCGGGTCATGAACACGGTTTGGACCCTTACGTGACCTTCAAGCACGGCGCCTTTCATGGGGCTTTGTTGGCCCTATTTGTAGTGCTACCAGTGCTTGGGACGATCGCCTTGTACGAGCAAAAATCATGGAGGTACGTAGCCATTAATGTAGGTTACTGGCTGGTTACATTTTCAGTGATGGGAGGCATCATCAATGCCTGGCCGGCTTAAGACAATGAGGAGGAAAGGGGCTTCTATTAAGTCCCTTTTTCTTTGAAGGCCTCGTGCTGATGGTAGGATTCTCTTTGGATGTATCCAAGCAGTGGTTTAAAGAACAAATTGGCCAGGGTTCGTCGATGCCTCAAATAGCAGCGTATATGCTGGGGAGTTGCCCCTAGCGTACTTTTAATTTCCGAAGCTGTTCGCCCAAAGTTCACGGTTTTGACCCTGTACTCCAGACCCATTCTGACGTAATCATTAAGCATACGTGGATAGATCGCATAAGTGCGGTTGTACCTATAATCGAGGCCAACAAAATGAGCGTCCAGCTTCTGATCATACACTAAAGCAGTGGCAAACCCGATTATCTTATCCTCCATCCAGTATCCATGCATAATAAAATGGGCATCGTTCTTTTTTTGGCTTTCGCCAAATTCTTCCTGCAGCAATGCATAGGTTTCGATACGCAGATTCATGGCATTGAAGGCAGCTTTAGCCGTGACCTGAGCAAGCAATTCCTGTAGGGTATCTCGATGCTTACGGATATCAGCAGCAGTTAAACGATTCACTTGCAAAACAGCGCTGGTCTTATCGGCTTTTTTGACCTTATTGCGGTATTTAGAACGCAAGGCTTGTTTGTAATCGTCAAAGGTCTTCCATGAGTTCTCCAAGGTCAAGATCATATTAGGCTCTACTTCAAAAGGCTGAAAACGCTCCTCAATAAAGATTTCCGGTGCAACCTGATCATCATAGGGATAGTCTTTAAGAAAGTAGATGTGCGCACGATGTTGATTTTGAGTGGCCTGGATGGTTTCCAAAACCTGTGCATAGCAGCGGGTAATTTGCGAGCTATCACGCGTATGAACTCCGTAAGGGCCGCTTAAAAATAGATTCCCGCAGATCAAAATACGCGTGTTACCCTTATTGATGAATTGTTGAATGCTTCTGGCCAGGTAAGCACCACTGCTCAGGCCATCTCCGGTCTCCGCCAGGCTGACGCTCAAGAGTTGCAGTACAGCCAGCGCTAGAATTTGATCTCCGTCTTTGATGACATAATAAAGCGGTTCCAGCCGTGGATTGCCTTGCTCGAACGCTTTTAGGAATCCTTTGGAAAAATAAATGGTTGGGGTGGGTAGCTGCTGCCAGACGTTGCTAGGAATTTCATCTACACCCTTATACATGTTGAGCTCAGTTGCTTTCAACGGCAGATTTTTTGGTTCGTGTGCTCAGGTACACTCCAATAAAGATAAGGATCGCAGCCAGGATACGGATGGGAGTTAATCGGTCGGCCCCAACCAGGATCGCAAAGAGCACGGCGATGACGGGTTGCAGATAGATGAAGGCGCCAATGGTAGAAGCTTTAAGCTGCTTGAGTGCATAAACATTGAACAGGTAGGTCAGAAAGGTGGTTCCTACCACAACAAAGAGCATGATCAATACAGCGCGCATAGGAAGTGCTGTCCAGGCTACTGCAGAAAATTCATTCCAGGTGATGGGCAGGTTCATCGGCAGGGCGATCAGAAAAAACCATTTCATCAAGGTGATCGAACTGTATTGGGCGGTCAAGGGTTTGACCAGGATCAGATAGATGGCATACGCGGTTGCGTTTACGATAAAGAGCATATTACCAAAGGGGATGTTCGGCGCATTTTCTTGTACCCGGGCCCCGAATAAGATCAATACCAAAGCCCCGATCAATCCCAATCCTATGCCGCTGATCTTAATCCATCCCACCCGCTCTTTCAAAAAAAGAACTGCCAGTAGAAGCAAAATAACCGGAGTCAGGGTGATGACCACTGAACTGTTAATGGGAGTGGACAGACTAAGACCTTTAAAAAAAGCCAGCATATTAATGCACATCCCGAAAAAAGCGCAGGCGATGATGCGTAGATAATCTTTAGGTGCGACACGTTCGGAAGGTAAAAATAAGCTCACCAGCCAAAACAAGACCGCAGCCCCGGTGACTCGCAAAAAAATGAATCCATAGGCACCAATATAAGTAGGCATCAGATCCTTGGCCAGGGTGTGATTGACCCCGTAAATGGTACTGGCGGCCGTGGCCGCTGCTAAAGCCCAGTGTCTTTGATTCATGATGCGCAATACATTGAATTAATCCTGAAGAAAGGCCTTGGCCTCTGCCACTGTTTTTTTGCTGTTTCCTACAAAAATGCGTTGCTCATAAACCAGAACCGGTCGCTTAAGAAAGGTGTAATGTTCCAAGAGCAATCGGCGGTAATCCTCTTCCTGTAAATCCATGTTATTGAGTTCACGCTGACGATACAATTGTGCCCGCTTGCTGAACAGGGCCTCATAAGAACCGGCCAAAGACTGTAGCTGATCCACCTCCTCTTCCGTGAGCGGTGAAGATTTCACATCGTGCAACTGCACCTCTTCGGGCAGGTTGAGCTCTTTGAGAATTCGGTCGCAGGTAGTACAACTGGATAAATGATAAAAGATTTTCATGATCGGAAGGATCTAAAAGTTTGGATGGACTACAAAATAATGGCTTTTGAGCCACAAAGTGCTATTTTTAGGAAAATCTTACTCATGGACTTTGATCTGCAAATCACGCTACAATCCCGCAAAAACTACCATCGTATTTTAACGAGTCACAGTTTAGAAGCGCTCAATACCATTCCTGACAATTTCAACAACAACATCATTTGGAATATCGCCCACGTGATCGCCACCCAACAAGGGCTCGTGTACGGGCTCTCTGGATTGCCGTTATTGGTAGATGCTGAATTTGTAGCAGCCTATCGAAAAGGTACCAAGCCTGTGGGTCCGGTCGATCAGGAGTTTGTTGATCGAGTGGATGAATTGCTATTTACAACCATTGAGCAGACGCAAAAGGACATCGAAAAAGGAGTATTCAAACAGTTCAAGTCCTATACTACGTTAACGAACCACACCTTAAGCTCTGTAGAAGAAGCCATCACCTTCAATAATTTTCACGAAGGCCTGCATACCGGGTCGATACTGGCGTTGAGACATGTTATTTAAAGCGCCACCAATCCCCTAAGTCGGCGATGGCGATACTCAAGGTTTGCGGCCCATCCGCATAGGAAGCGATCTCGTATTGATTGTAAGTGAATACGAGGCTGTCCGCATGCACGGCTACATTTTCAGGAAGGTAAAACTGTTCTTCATCAAACCAAAACCCGGTTTCCGAGAGCGGTG includes:
- a CDS encoding TetR/AcrR family transcriptional regulator, with the protein product MRTATFQREDALEGALQLFWKKGYHATSMQDLVEATGLNRSSLYNTFGSKIQLYQEALSTYQKRSGDVFQRAVARATNPKEALLFVFEGFMPEIMEDRDGKGCFSMNCKAEMANAHEAVRRFLETHQESALQFFENLVQEGQDQGVFNNDQSAKTYAYFLFSSFQGLRMMGILTKDRAALQGIIASTVASLT
- a CDS encoding SDR family oxidoreductase, with product MSKKFEGKTVFITGGTSGIGKATAKEFAEQGARVIITSRKQENIDQTVSELGEQVSGFVSDAGKTSDLWKLESELKKHTDHLDVVFVNAGFGKFNALAETTEEEFDAQFNTLVKGGYFTVQQSLPLLKDGSAIVFNTSVVTDMAMPGASVYGAAKSAVKYLNKSFANELKDRKIRVNAVSPGPIDTNFFNEAGVPEEQQQQMAEQILAQVPLNRFGTPSEIAKTVTFLASEDASFITGHEVQVDGGMVQV
- a CDS encoding TetR/AcrR family transcriptional regulator, translated to MRHPEITKKTIVDASSALFNTQGYKATSLRDITEATGLTKGAIYRHFESKEDLEKQALANLGGLVFTTLNREIKQAPTFETKFEAVFNVFQEYITKPIWQGGCPLLNVAIEADDAHPALRKQAQVMLHRLRAAVCTLIENGIKHQQVRPDLDIEQHTHLIIASLEGAIMMSKLDGNDQAIQSICNYLREVIRQMKL
- a CDS encoding alpha/beta fold hydrolase; this encodes MKWIQQLLGVIINSTAPLAPKWNGHLAFRIFCTVPPQKPINPRIEEFYSALKSETISLGKHEVMLHSMGQGPTKLLFLHGWMGNAYHWRKYTDALDPSQYTVYLLEAPGHGQAGGKHLNLELYRLGVEQALARIGPVELLIGHSLGSLTAAYTFLKEPALPVNRFVITGAPEGIGSIIAYFQEQLKLSPLAVNNLKAKIEQLLLVPIDQLNLPHFFAQVDRPTLIVHEETDLVTPIGPIRAGLPDNDYLAVHFTQGDDHRLLAETTVATVLQFINQNTHVYQTF
- a CDS encoding acyl-CoA thioesterase, which produces MYTKLFEIRWSDLDANRHLANSAYINFMSHTRMGFLMEHGFDQKTLAQLNMGPVVFYEHIYYFKEAFPGKPIEVTLELKGLSDDGMYFEFVHNFYDHKGNHLAHCEMMGAWIDLKSRSLCGLDAEHYKQLNQLSHTADFKVLTKEDTRKYQKRPMNRT
- a CDS encoding DUF1761 domain-containing protein; the protein is MEFEINWLALVAAAFSTIFIGFFWYGPLFGKAWMRETGITEEQAKKSNMILLLGLSVVFGFFIAIQLWGLVFTGGAPGHEHGLDPYVTFKHGAFHGALLALFVVLPVLGTIALYEQKSWRYVAINVGYWLVTFSVMGGIINAWPA
- a CDS encoding GNAT family N-acetyltransferase; translated protein: MKATELNMYKGVDEIPSNVWQQLPTPTIYFSKGFLKAFEQGNPRLEPLYYVIKDGDQILALAVLQLLSVSLAETGDGLSSGAYLARSIQQFINKGNTRILICGNLFLSGPYGVHTRDSSQITRCYAQVLETIQATQNQHRAHIYFLKDYPYDDQVAPEIFIEERFQPFEVEPNMILTLENSWKTFDDYKQALRSKYRNKVKKADKTSAVLQVNRLTAADIRKHRDTLQELLAQVTAKAAFNAMNLRIETYALLQEEFGESQKKNDAHFIMHGYWMEDKIIGFATALVYDQKLDAHFVGLDYRYNRTYAIYPRMLNDYVRMGLEYRVKTVNFGRTASEIKSTLGATPQHIRCYLRHRRTLANLFFKPLLGYIQRESYHQHEAFKEKGT
- a CDS encoding DMT family transporter produces the protein MNQRHWALAAATAASTIYGVNHTLAKDLMPTYIGAYGFIFLRVTGAAVLFWLVSLFLPSERVAPKDYLRIIACAFFGMCINMLAFFKGLSLSTPINSSVVITLTPVILLLLAVLFLKERVGWIKISGIGLGLIGALVLILFGARVQENAPNIPFGNMLFIVNATAYAIYLILVKPLTAQYSSITLMKWFFLIALPMNLPITWNEFSAVAWTALPMRAVLIMLFVVVGTTFLTYLFNVYALKQLKASTIGAFIYLQPVIAVLFAILVGADRLTPIRILAAILIFIGVYLSTRTKKSAVESN
- a CDS encoding ArsC/Spx/MgsR family protein; this translates as MKIFYHLSSCTTCDRILKELNLPEEVQLHDVKSSPLTEEEVDQLQSLAGSYEALFSKRAQLYRQRELNNMDLQEEDYRRLLLEHYTFLKRPVLVYEQRIFVGNSKKTVAEAKAFLQD
- a CDS encoding DinB family protein, with the translated sequence MDYKIMAFEPQSAIFRKILLMDFDLQITLQSRKNYHRILTSHSLEALNTIPDNFNNNIIWNIAHVIATQQGLVYGLSGLPLLVDAEFVAAYRKGTKPVGPVDQEFVDRVDELLFTTIEQTQKDIEKGVFKQFKSYTTLTNHTLSSVEEAITFNNFHEGLHTGSILALRHVI